Genomic DNA from Halalkalicoccus tibetensis:
GTGGTGTTGGCCGCAGGGTTCGCAGGCTTCACCGGGCTGCTCGGCGGGTCTACCATGCTGGCCGCGGCTGCCACGGTGGCACTAGGATTCGCCGCCCAGCAGATAATTGCCAACTTCGTCGCGGGGGTGTTCATTGTCCGCGACCACCACTTCAGTATCGGCGACTGGATCGAATGGTGCGATAACGTGGGTGTCATCGACGACATTAGCTTCCGGGTGACGCGAATCCGCACCTTCGACAACGAGGTGATGACGGTGCCAAACAGCGACCTAGCGACGAACGCGGTCACCAACCGGATGGGCAACGATACCTTACGAATTACCTGCGAATTCGGCGTCGAGTACGGCGCCGACCTCGCAGAGGTAAGAGATATCGTGCTGTCGATAGCCGACGCACACTCACACATTCTTATGGAGCCGAGACCATCGGTCCAGATCGGCGAGCTAGCTGGCGACTCGGTCGACCTCCAGGTACGGTTCTGGATCGACAACCCAAATCGACGCGAATACTTGACCGTGCGCTCGGAGTTCCTCCAGCAAGCTGTCGAGCAGCTCGCGGACGCCAACATTGAGGTCGGTACCATCACCGACCTAGCCGGCGATTTCGAGGTCCGGGCCACTGCAGAGTAGCCAGTGCCAGGCACGTCACCGCGAATGCAGTGGACGGACCGAGGGTTGAATCGGCTTACGGAACAGTTGATCGGTAGAAAGTAGAAGGGTTCGACGTTCTGATGAATGCACTCTCTCTATTCAGCACTCCCTTCTTATCACAGTCTAATAGTCTCAACGAAGCTACCAATTTTGTCATCTATGCCTGTGCGCACGTACTCCCATCTCCTGACGTGGCTAGCCTTGTGCAACAAATTGCTTCTTAAATGCGAGGTGTTGCACAAGGCTGATTCTCTTTGAGGAGCGACTACCTTCTGCTGGTCCTAGTCAACGGATACGCTCCTCACCACCGACCGACATCGTATGTATCTCGATACTGCTGGTAGTACGCCTTCTCGACAGTCCGGAGATCGAACCCACCCGGATTCCGGTCACGGAGCTTAGTGAGGAGTCGCGGGTAGTCAGAGAGCCGCAGTGCTCGATCCTCACCGAGGAGGGCCGCAATCATGTATTGATCACCGACTGCATAGTTCGTCGGCTCGTGAAATGCGAGAACGACTGTTGCGGTCGCAGGCCCGATACCGGGGATCGACGTGAGGGTGTTCAGCTGGAGCTTCGGATCGTCAACGAGGAAGGCTGCTTCGCTTATTCGCTGGACGAACGCTGCAGGAACCTCGTACATCCACTCAATGTATCGGTCTCGCCGTCCGCATTGCGCATCCAATACTTGACGATGTTCGCCGCTGAATAGCCGTGTAGTCATGGCTGATGCACCGCCGGTCGTGCAGCTTCACCATCCTGCTGATAGCCGTTTCAGCCTCAAATTCATTACTGATGAGAGAACAGATCGAATCCGGAAAGCACGGACCCTTACAGAGAATCCAGATATCGAAGTCGCGGTCCGCGAAGAGACAGTCGACGGTGATCGGCTCTATCTCCTCTATACGAAAACTCGATTCGACGCCGCCTACCAGTCGTTCGAGACGACTGCAGAGGTTCTTGAATGGCTTAACGAGCACTTTTCGGACACTGACAAACAGATTCTCTTCATCGTGATCGATGCATTTGATGGAATCATTTCGGAGACAGAAGACGCTGATGGCACCTTCTCTACGTATAAGAAAATGGATCTGGAGGCGATTCCTGCAATCCTCAATAGCGTTGAATGGCGCCAGTCAGTACCCGAAGTTGGAGCCGAACTTCTCTCTCAGTTCATTCTCACACATCCAATGCCCAATACAAACCATCGAACGGGGCTCAGCCTCCTTGACCGGTATCTTGCGTCATATGATCCGGGTGCGACACTCCCAGCAACTGGTGAAGACGGACAGTGGTACGACTGGATTAAGGGGTATATCTATGACTCAAAGCGGCTTCTTACGCTCCGTACCAATTTTCAATTGCTGTACTGGGCACGTCAGTATGGGTATGAGGCTGCTGAACGGAAAGAAGGGATTCGCATTGAGCTCTCGAGTATTGACTTAGAGCGATCTGATCCGTGGGACTATTATGCTGATCGGCATCTCGATCTCACGCGGGAATTCATCGTCTCGACAGTGCTTGAGCAAGTGGGAGCGCCTCAGCTATGTGAGCGAACGGATGACGGAAAACGGGCGTTTGCTGATCGGCTTCGGGCTGCTCGTTAGTCGGGAAGGTGAGCTAACCGGCGTCCAGTCTCATAGGCGCCCTTGCTGAGTTCCGAACGTTCCTCTGCGTTCTCTTCGAGGGCGTCCTTGAACTCGCTAAACTTCATTGTGCTACTGTGTATGTGCTTCGGAGATAAGACGGTGCTGGTTGTTTTAGTTGTAGGCAACCGATCAGAGTCGGCGGCAGTCAGCTCTTTTCTGGTACCTCAATCGCTAATAGTGCAAATGAGAGTGACTTTCCGTGTGCATCCATCCGAAGTGAAGTAGTCACACCGCCTGCGAGTGCCCCCTCAATAACGAAATTGAACGCATTGAGGTGCGGGAGGTCATAGCGGGTAACCGTACCATCAATAAGCGGAGCAAGCTCTGATTGCACTCGCTCTGCGGTTAGCTCCTCAGATAACACAGCGAAATCAGCACTATCGTAGGCAATGACGCTGATGTTAGATCGGTTGCCTTTGTCGCCAGCTCGCGCATGGGCCAACTTACGAACCTGAGTCATGCTTGTACCTCCAGTAGCTGTGGCTCAACGTGCGTTCGGTCGATGAGTGTCGATACGATCCCCACGATTTTCTGTGTCTTCATTGTTGCCCCACCGCCACCCGCTGGACCGTTTGTATAGAGCGTCTGGACTTCTCGAGCGACTCGTTTCGCAGCAGACTGTGTTGGACATTTTGCGGCAACGCGGAGACGAACCTCGTATGGCTCTTGATCATGGTTGCGTCCACGGTCTCCATGAAGCGAGTCTCTGCCGATATGATCGACGTGCAGCTCGTCCCAAGGGATATCCTCCAATCGCTTACGAACGATCTCTTCGGCCAACTCAGCTCGTTTCGTTGCTCCTGGTCCTGCGTAGGAGATTTGTCCCTCTCCCAAATGTGAGTCGATGTATCCGACGCTCACTTTGAGCGTCTCAGGGTGTACTTCCGCATCGGCTCTAGTAACTTCGACTCGGTCTTGTTCTACTTCCGTGAACTTGACGTGGCTAAAATCAGCGACCGCATCCGGTGTTATGTATTCGCTTGGATCATGCACTTCGTAGAGAAGTTGCTCTGTACAGGTTCGGGTATCAATTACTCCCCCCGTGTTCGGGAGCTTCGTGATCGTTACTTCTCCCGATTCGCTAACCTCTCCGATCGGGAATCCAAGCTGATCTAATCCAGCTACGTCCTTGTAACCGGGATCGGCGAAGTATCCGCCCGTTACTTGCCCAGCACACTCAAGCAGATGCGCCGCGACGATTCCCTGCCCAATCAGTTCTGAGTTGGTCAATGGCTCCACCTGCCATCCAAACTCGTAAAGCATTGGTGCCAGAAAGAGCGACGGATCGGCAACACGGCCCGTCAAAACGATATCAGCGCCGTTCTCAAGCGCTTTCACGATCCCATCAGCACCCAGATAGGCATCAGCTGATACAGCCTCGTTTTCATATTCGTGAATCGATTCGCCACCAAATGTCTCTGATTGGAACTGCCCGAATGCATCGAGGACATCTGATCCAGAGACACCGGCGATTTGAGCGTCGTACTCTGTTTCTTGGACTATTTCAGCCGCTTTTCGTACTGCCCCTTCTACGTTCGCAGCCCCCATGTTCGAAACGATCGTAATCTCGTTCGAGAGGCAATTTTCTACGACTGCCCTGAGGCGCTCTTCGAGAAGGGAGTTGTAGCCTGCATCCGGATTCTCGAGTCGATCGAGTTGCGCCAGTGCGATCGTTCGTTCGGCGAGACACTCGAATACTAAGTAGTCGAGATCACCATACTCTGACAGCTCGACAGCTGGATCGATGCGATCGCCGCTGTAACCTGCTCCCGCACCGATTTGTAATGTTGTGTCGCTCATAGTAGTGGTACAGCCCCCGTGAGAATAGCTACAGCCAGCATGACTAATGAGACTAGCCACGCCCACAGGAAGGTGAATTTAATGTGTTCACCGAGGTCAACCTCAGCGAGACCGATTAGGAGATAGGTTGCTCCCGTCAGTGGTGAAATAGGGAATCCAACCGTGTGTTGACCGATGAGCGAGGCTCGGACGACTGCTTCCTCCTCGAGTCCAAACGCTGCTGCGGTTTCGGCCAACACTGGCAACACACCGAAGTAGTATGCATCCGGACTGAACACGAGGCTAGCCGGTGCCGCGATTATCCCCACAATTACAGGGATGAATCTACCGAGTGATTCTGGAATGATCATCAGGAGAATAGTTGCCATCTCCGTGATCATGCCCGATTCATTGAGCACCCCGAGGAGAATCCCTGCTGCAAAGAGGATCCCGACATACGTCATCACGTCCGGCGCGTACTCTTCGAGGATCTCTCGTTGGTCATCGTAGTCTCGAACGTTAAGAAGCAGTGCGATAACAAGTCCAACCATAAATACAATGGCTGGGCTTGTGATATCTGCCATCAGGATCGCAACGATCAGAAGTGTAAGGACAAGGTTGATCCCCCACATCCGGTTTACTGCTGCAATCTCCCCACCGACTGCGTCCTCAACAAGGGCCTCTTTTTCACTAGCTGTGAGGTCGATCGTGCGATCGACACGCCGACTAAAGTAATACGCGATTAGTATGATCGTGACAAAACCTGCAATCTGAGACGGAATCAGCGGTGTGTAGATGTTTCCCACTGTTGCGGTATCAATAGCACTGATACCCCGAACAGTGACTCCACCCCATGGAACGAGGTTCATCGTTCCTGCACTGAGTGCTACGAGTGCAGCCAGGATCTTCGTATCCACATCTAGAGCAATGTAGAGTGGGAGGAGTGCTGGAATCGTAATGAGCATGGTTGTTGCTCCTGCTCCATCCAGGTGTGTTACAGCAGCGAGTACGACGGTTCCAATCGTTAGCATAGCCGGTCGCTGTAACACTGTATCAACGACGCGATGGACGAGCGGATCAAACAAACCGTAATCTCGCATGATCGCGAAATACCATACGGCGAACGCGAACATTGCAGTAATTTCGACGATTCCAGCCAACCCTTCTCCGGCGAACTCACCGAGATCCGCAGGACCGAATCCAGCGAGAATCGCTCCCAGGACGGGGACGATAATCAGGGTTGGAATAACATAGGTTATCTTGCCGATAATGAGGACTAAGACGAGTGCAATAACCAGGTAGCCGATGATCCCCAGTTCGATGCCGCTTACTTGTCCAATGGTAAAAACCATCTCGTTACCGTTGCTGTGTAACACACTACCACCCGATCAGGAAATTATAATGAATCTTTCTCTCAATAGATAACAGGAGATAGATCTGCTCAGTCTATCGTTGGGTTGAGGATGGATTTGGTGGGGAGGTGCCTCCGACAGCTACCCGACGGTTCGTCGTCAGTGCAGTAGCTGGGCCAGTTCGCGGTCGTTGAGGTCCCAATAGTGAGCAATGTCGTCGAGTAAGGCGTCGATCGTATCGCACTCATCGCACTGGCAGTCTTCATGTTCTGCATTCCTGAGTGAGCGGGCGATCAGCTGCCAGTCGTTCCTGGTAGACCCATTGAATCCTAGACAGGGAGCGCGTCGCGTTCGGCGGCCCAGTCGTACTCGTTGAGTGCTGCTCGGATAATTGGGAGCCGGTCGGCGAAATGCTCCCATTTACTGGCGATTTCCCGCCGTGTTTCGATCTCGTCTGGATCATCAAGATCGGCGATGCTTGCTCGGAGTTCGCCTGGTGTTTCGACGGTATACGAGGTCTTCCACTCGGTAATTTGCGTGCGCATTGATTCAAGCGAAGTAGTGAGTTCTTCGCGGTCATGTTCACGTTGAAGTGCAGCGACTTCGCGATAGGTCGCCATGAGCTGATCGACACAGTAAAGCGTCTGATCACCTTGCTCGATTTTCCGAAGAACGTTGTCCTCGACGAGCTGCTCGAGGTATTTTTGTGCGGTCTTCACCGAGGCGTCTGTCTCGTTTGCGACCCAACTGGCAGTACGAGGCGTTCGAAGTGTCCGTGCGGCCGCACGGACTCGTTCTCCACGCGTCATCGAAGAGTGAGTATGACCGGAATCAGTGGACATACTCGTATTTACACGATACTGGAACATATATCGACTGCCTTGGAAATATATTCTCTAACCATAGGTTCCTCAGCCGGCGGGTAAGTGCAATATAGTCTGGGACAAGGCGCTTTCTGGGAGTAATCAAATCAGATAACTCCGCTTGTTCAGAGATATTGCGCGACAAAATCGCGATGTTCAGCAGCACGCCCATCACGCTCTACAGGCGTGTCTTGATACCAGAGCGGCAGACAGGCCATTGCATCCAGACGGCAGGTGAGCTGATACACATGCATCCGTTCGAGGGTGGCTGCATCGAATGACCAGCTGTCACGAATGCCAGTGTAGGCGGTTCGAAACGTCCTCCGCAACGCTTCGGTGCGAGCTACACTGTCAGAGTCAGGTGTAAGCAGTAATGACTCCGCACTAGCAATGTTGAACGCCGGAGCAACTGCCATGATAACGCCCCAATCAAGCACTGCCTGTGTCTGTCCGGTTTTCGGATCGATCAGTACGTTCCCGTACCGGTAATCTTGGTGGCAGTATGTTGGCGGATCAGGGTCCGGAAGCTCTGGAATTACGTCTCGAAGATACTGACGCAAACCTGGGACGAGATCGGCAAATCGCGTTGGCTCATCAGCAAGCTCCGGAAAGTACCCTCCGTCGGTGAGGCTGTCGAGCGTCTCCTCATACGACGCAAGTAACCAGTCATGGAAGTCCTCAGAGCTCGGATGATCGTCAGTATCGAGAACGGTCACGTTCCCGTTTTGAACCCCGATACGACCAATTTTCGACAGAGGCCCGAGTTCATGCAGCTCCGCGAGATTGTGGCCGGCTTCGCGGAGGATCTGATCACGGACATGCGGAGCAAGACACTGGGTGCGTCCTTCGTAATTTTCCCCGTCTACATAACTCATCACGTAGAATGGGGCTGGATATTGGTCGTGCTCATCGCAGTAACCATATACTGTCGGAACCGGGATGGTTGTTTCCTGATCAACGAGCGACATCAGTCGTGGTTCGGCCTGAACTGTCTCAGGGGCAGTCCAGTCTGCAGTTGCTGCTTTAAACACGACTTGTCGTCTTTCATCCGATGTGTGAACGTCGACAATAGCTACAAAATCAGTGCCATGGACGCTGCGATCTATTTTTTTGACGCTCCATGATGACTTGAGGTACCGGATCATCTCCCGGACTGCACTACTAGTGATATCACCTGAGGAGGAGTCCTCGTCAGCCATACCCTGCTATTTTGCTCGTTGACCGTAATATCAACGGCCCACTCGAGGTGGTTTCCTTGTGTGTCATTGAGAGGGCGATATTCAGCAGTATCTCTTATTTCTAAGCACTCTCTCAGCCGAACCTTCTATCATCTCCGCCACCGATTGCCATAGTATGCGGATTCGCGAAGCAACACCAGTAGATGCGGAGAGAATCCGTGAGGTCCACTACGAGTCTATTACGGAGCTCGGAACGCAGGCGTATGACCACGAGCAGGTCAAAGCGTGGGCAGCAGGGTGTGAATCAGCCGACTACATGTCTAGCATTACGGCTGACGAGGTCGTGTTTGTTGTTGCTGATATTGATGAGATCGTTATAGGGTTTGGATCGTTGACACTCGCTGCGCCAAATAACTATGACTCAGAGATAGAGGCGGAAATTACGGGAGTCTATGTCCATCCAACAGTCGCTCAGCAAGGTATTGGGACCTGTATCTATACAGAACTAGAACAGCAAGCACGAGCGAATGAGATTCAGTCCGTAGGGCTTTCAGCCTCTCTTAATGCAGTGTCGTTTTACGAAACGCATGGATTTGAACGGGTCCAAGAGCATACACATGAGTTTTCGAGACACGAATCCACAGGAGCCACAGGCATAGTCGTCGAAATGAAAAAGAACTGTGAGCACCATCGACAGAGTCTCTGCAGCTAAGTCTCACCCCTCAGTTTAGCAGGTCGGCCGAACTCTGCTTTACGAGACGGCGTAAGCGCCAACAGCACATGCACCAGCCATCACTACGATAGCCAGCATACCGACGGTAGTGTACAGCGCGATAGTGACACCGACGATAGCCACTATGACTGTGATTACAGAGGGCTGTCGGACGAGACGGTCGCGCTGACGGCGTTGTTCGTGTTCCAATTCGGCTTGTGTCGGG
This window encodes:
- a CDS encoding phosphotransferase family protein, with amino-acid sequence MADEDSSSGDITSSAVREMIRYLKSSWSVKKIDRSVHGTDFVAIVDVHTSDERRQVVFKAATADWTAPETVQAEPRLMSLVDQETTIPVPTVYGYCDEHDQYPAPFYVMSYVDGENYEGRTQCLAPHVRDQILREAGHNLAELHELGPLSKIGRIGVQNGNVTVLDTDDHPSSEDFHDWLLASYEETLDSLTDGGYFPELADEPTRFADLVPGLRQYLRDVIPELPDPDPPTYCHQDYRYGNVLIDPKTGQTQAVLDWGVIMAVAPAFNIASAESLLLTPDSDSVARTEALRRTFRTAYTGIRDSWSFDAATLERMHVYQLTCRLDAMACLPLWYQDTPVERDGRAAEHRDFVAQYL
- a CDS encoding citrate:proton symporter — translated: MLHSNGNEMVFTIGQVSGIELGIIGYLVIALVLVLIIGKITYVIPTLIIVPVLGAILAGFGPADLGEFAGEGLAGIVEITAMFAFAVWYFAIMRDYGLFDPLVHRVVDTVLQRPAMLTIGTVVLAAVTHLDGAGATTMLITIPALLPLYIALDVDTKILAALVALSAGTMNLVPWGGVTVRGISAIDTATVGNIYTPLIPSQIAGFVTIILIAYYFSRRVDRTIDLTASEKEALVEDAVGGEIAAVNRMWGINLVLTLLIVAILMADITSPAIVFMVGLVIALLLNVRDYDDQREILEEYAPDVMTYVGILFAAGILLGVLNESGMITEMATILLMIIPESLGRFIPVIVGIIAAPASLVFSPDAYYFGVLPVLAETAAAFGLEEEAVVRASLIGQHTVGFPISPLTGATYLLIGLAEVDLGEHIKFTFLWAWLVSLVMLAVAILTGAVPLL
- a CDS encoding GNAT family N-acetyltransferase, translating into MRIREATPVDAERIREVHYESITELGTQAYDHEQVKAWAAGCESADYMSSITADEVVFVVADIDEIVIGFGSLTLAAPNNYDSEIEAEITGVYVHPTVAQQGIGTCIYTELEQQARANEIQSVGLSASLNAVSFYETHGFERVQEHTHEFSRHESTGATGIVVEMKKNCEHHRQSLCS
- a CDS encoding mechanosensitive ion channel family protein; translation: MNLLQVFPWSESNRLVALAQQIVEFVVVATVLYLVGRVVVVPGIDWLLKARDVEPTLASATRKVIRTGVLVVAVVLAAGFAGFTGLLGGSTMLAAAATVALGFAAQQIIANFVAGVFIVRDHHFSIGDWIEWCDNVGVIDDISFRVTRIRTFDNEVMTVPNSDLATNAVTNRMGNDTLRITCEFGVEYGADLAEVRDIVLSIADAHSHILMEPRPSVQIGELAGDSVDLQVRFWIDNPNRREYLTVRSEFLQQAVEQLADANIEVGTITDLAGDFEVRATAE
- a CDS encoding acyclic terpene utilization AtuA family protein, with translation MSDTTLQIGAGAGYSGDRIDPAVELSEYGDLDYLVFECLAERTIALAQLDRLENPDAGYNSLLEERLRAVVENCLSNEITIVSNMGAANVEGAVRKAAEIVQETEYDAQIAGVSGSDVLDAFGQFQSETFGGESIHEYENEAVSADAYLGADGIVKALENGADIVLTGRVADPSLFLAPMLYEFGWQVEPLTNSELIGQGIVAAHLLECAGQVTGGYFADPGYKDVAGLDQLGFPIGEVSESGEVTITKLPNTGGVIDTRTCTEQLLYEVHDPSEYITPDAVADFSHVKFTEVEQDRVEVTRADAEVHPETLKVSVGYIDSHLGEGQISYAGPGATKRAELAEEIVRKRLEDIPWDELHVDHIGRDSLHGDRGRNHDQEPYEVRLRVAAKCPTQSAAKRVAREVQTLYTNGPAGGGGATMKTQKIVGIVSTLIDRTHVEPQLLEVQA